In Oreochromis niloticus isolate F11D_XX linkage group LG5, O_niloticus_UMD_NMBU, whole genome shotgun sequence, a single window of DNA contains:
- the rem1 gene encoding GTP-binding protein REM 1: MTLNTQREKEPLQRRGSTPIHPLYQQPPWIPSSTQPNPEQPRPQRIHPPLGQSASYHPGDKSLHYRAQWSSDSDDDSQSDSDCVYRVVLLGDHGVGKTSLAGIFAGITDKDEQPGEDTYERTLTVDGEETTLIVMDNWENDKLVSCQEGEDGPSHNDCLKVGSAYVIVYSVTDRSSFDSAAELRITLRRTRQAENLPIILVGNKSDLVRSREVAVEEGRACAVVFDCKFIETSASLQHNVTELFEGVVRQIRLRRDSTEAIQRRRSVYKRKESLTCKARRFLDRLVARNNQRMAVKVRSKSCHDLAVL; this comes from the exons ATGACCCTCAACACCCAGAGAGAGAAGGAGCCCCTCCAAAGGCGAGGCAGCACGCCAATTCATCCCCTTTACCAGCAACCACCTTGGATCCCCAGCAGCACCCAACCCAACCCAGAGCAGCCCCGTCCCCAGCGCATCCACCCCCCTCTGGGACAGTCAGCGTCCTACCACCCTGGAGACAAGTCCCTCCATTACCGTGCCCAGTGGAGTTCAGACTCTGATGATGACTCACAGAGTGATTCGGACTGTGTTTACAGAGTGGTGTTGCTTGGTGATCATGGAGTCGGAAAGACTAGCCTTGCAGGAATCTTTGCCGGGATCACAGACAAGGATGAACAACCTGGAG AAGACACATATGAGAGGACACTGACAGTAGATGGAGAGGAAACCACGCTCATCGTCATGGACAACTGGGAGAACGACAAACTG GTTTCCTGTCAGGAGGGGGAGGATGGCCCCTCTCACAACGACTGTCTGAAGGTGGGGAGTGCTTACGTCATCGTCTACTCGGTCACCGACCGCTCAAGCTTTGATTCTGCTGCTGAGCTCCGCATCACGCTCCGACGTACCCGCCAGGCCGAAAACCTTCCCATCATCCTCGTAGGAAACAAGAGTGACTTAGTCCGGTCGAGAGAAGTTGCTGTGGAAG AGGGCCGAGCATGTGCGGTCGTGTTTGACTGCAAATTCATTGAGACGTCAGCGTCGCTTCAGCACAACGTGACCGAGCTATTTGAGGGCGTGGTCCGGCAGATCCGCCTTCGTCGAGACAGCACCGAGGCCATTCAACGCAGGCGCTCCGTTTATAAACGGAAAGAGAGCCTCACTTGTAAGGCCCGGCGCTTCCTGGACCGACTGGTGGCACGCAACAACCAGCGCATGGCAGTGAAAGTGCGGTCCAAGAGCTGCCACGACTTGGCCGTTCTGTGA